One stretch of Meriones unguiculatus strain TT.TT164.6M chromosome 7, Bangor_MerUng_6.1, whole genome shotgun sequence DNA includes these proteins:
- the Srr gene encoding serine racemase isoform X1, giving the protein MKRKPTCQRQQRTMCAQYCISFADVEKAHSNIRDSVHLTPVLTSSILNQIAGRSLFFKCELFQKTGSFKIRGALNAVRGLIPDTLEGRPRAVVTHSSGNHGQALTYAARLQGIPAYIVVPRTAPNCKKLAIQAYGASIVYCEPSDESREKVTQRIVQETEGILVHPNQEPAVIAGQGTIALEVLKQVPLVDALVVPVGGGGMVAGIAITIKALKPSVKIYGAEPLNADDCYQSKLKGELTPNPQPPETIADGVKSSIGLNTWPIIRDLVDDVFTVTEDEIKYATQLVWERMKLLIEPTAGVGLAAVLSQHFQTVSPEVKNICIVLSGGNVDLTSLNWVKQAEKPAPYQTASV; this is encoded by the exons ATGAAAAGGAAGCCGACATGCCAAAGGCAGCAGAG AACCATGTGTGCTCAGTACTGCATCTCCTTTGCTGATGTTGAAAAAGCTCATAGCAACATTCGGGATTCTGTCCACCTCACGCCGGTGCTAACAAGCTCCATTCTGAATCAAATAGCAGGCCGCAGTCTTTTCTTCAAATGTGAACTCTTCCAGAAAACTGGGTCTTTTAag ATTCGAGGTGCTCTTAATGCCGTCAGAGGCCTAATTCCTGACACTTTGGAAGGGAGGCCCAGAGCTGTCGTTACCCACAGCAGCGGAAACCATGGCCAGGCCCTCACCTATGCTGCCAGACTGCAAG GAATTCCTGCTTACATTGTGGTGCCTCGAACGGCTCCCAACTGCAAAAAACTGGCAATCCAAGCTTATGGAGCCTCTATAGTGTACTGTGAACCAAGTGATGAG TCCAGAGAAAAGGTCACTCAGAGAATTGTGCAAGAAACAGAAGGCATCTTAGTCCACCCCAACCAGGAGCCTGCAGTGATAGCTGGACAAGGGACAATTGCCCTGGAAGTGCTAAAGCAG GTTCCCTTGGTGGATGCGCTGGTGGTTCCAGTAGGGGGAGGAGGAATGGTTGCTGGAATAGCCATTACAATTAAG GCCCTAAAGCCTAGCGTGAAGATTTATGGTGCTGAACCCTTGAATGCAGATGACTGCTACCAGTCCAAACTGAAAGGAGAACTAACCCCCAATCCTCAGCCTCCAGAAACCATAGCTGATGGTGTAAAATCAAGCATTGGCTTAAATACCTGGCCTATTATAAGGGACCTTGTAGATGATGTCTTCACTGTCACAGAGGATGAAATAAAG TATGCAACCCAGCTGGTGTGGGAGAGAATGAAGCTGCTCATTGAGCCTACTGCTGGTGTTGGATTGGCTGCAGTGCTATCTCAGCATTTCCAAACAGTCTCTCCAGAAGTAAAGAACATCTGTATTGTACTCagtggtgggaatgtagacttgacGTCCCTAAACTGGGTAAAGCAGGCTGAAAAGCCAGCTCCTTACCAGACTGCTTCTGTTTAA
- the Srr gene encoding serine racemase isoform X2, with translation MCAQYCISFADVEKAHSNIRDSVHLTPVLTSSILNQIAGRSLFFKCELFQKTGSFKIRGALNAVRGLIPDTLEGRPRAVVTHSSGNHGQALTYAARLQGIPAYIVVPRTAPNCKKLAIQAYGASIVYCEPSDESREKVTQRIVQETEGILVHPNQEPAVIAGQGTIALEVLKQVPLVDALVVPVGGGGMVAGIAITIKALKPSVKIYGAEPLNADDCYQSKLKGELTPNPQPPETIADGVKSSIGLNTWPIIRDLVDDVFTVTEDEIKYATQLVWERMKLLIEPTAGVGLAAVLSQHFQTVSPEVKNICIVLSGGNVDLTSLNWVKQAEKPAPYQTASV, from the exons ATGTGTGCTCAGTACTGCATCTCCTTTGCTGATGTTGAAAAAGCTCATAGCAACATTCGGGATTCTGTCCACCTCACGCCGGTGCTAACAAGCTCCATTCTGAATCAAATAGCAGGCCGCAGTCTTTTCTTCAAATGTGAACTCTTCCAGAAAACTGGGTCTTTTAag ATTCGAGGTGCTCTTAATGCCGTCAGAGGCCTAATTCCTGACACTTTGGAAGGGAGGCCCAGAGCTGTCGTTACCCACAGCAGCGGAAACCATGGCCAGGCCCTCACCTATGCTGCCAGACTGCAAG GAATTCCTGCTTACATTGTGGTGCCTCGAACGGCTCCCAACTGCAAAAAACTGGCAATCCAAGCTTATGGAGCCTCTATAGTGTACTGTGAACCAAGTGATGAG TCCAGAGAAAAGGTCACTCAGAGAATTGTGCAAGAAACAGAAGGCATCTTAGTCCACCCCAACCAGGAGCCTGCAGTGATAGCTGGACAAGGGACAATTGCCCTGGAAGTGCTAAAGCAG GTTCCCTTGGTGGATGCGCTGGTGGTTCCAGTAGGGGGAGGAGGAATGGTTGCTGGAATAGCCATTACAATTAAG GCCCTAAAGCCTAGCGTGAAGATTTATGGTGCTGAACCCTTGAATGCAGATGACTGCTACCAGTCCAAACTGAAAGGAGAACTAACCCCCAATCCTCAGCCTCCAGAAACCATAGCTGATGGTGTAAAATCAAGCATTGGCTTAAATACCTGGCCTATTATAAGGGACCTTGTAGATGATGTCTTCACTGTCACAGAGGATGAAATAAAG TATGCAACCCAGCTGGTGTGGGAGAGAATGAAGCTGCTCATTGAGCCTACTGCTGGTGTTGGATTGGCTGCAGTGCTATCTCAGCATTTCCAAACAGTCTCTCCAGAAGTAAAGAACATCTGTATTGTACTCagtggtgggaatgtagacttgacGTCCCTAAACTGGGTAAAGCAGGCTGAAAAGCCAGCTCCTTACCAGACTGCTTCTGTTTAA